From Strix uralensis isolate ZFMK-TIS-50842 chromosome 1, bStrUra1, whole genome shotgun sequence, a single genomic window includes:
- the CMBL gene encoding carboxymethylenebutenolidase homolog: MANESRPCPCDIGDRFDYEGCGQEVQVEHIKAYVCKPAASTDKAVIVIHDIFGWQLPNTRYMADMLAANGYIAICPDFFVGQEAWKLSNDWASFDDWLKTRNAAKIDKEVDAILKYLREQCGAKKIGVIGFCWGGAAVQHLMLKNPHLKTGVSLYGVIKFFEDRYSLLHPTFFIFGEKDDIIPLAQVTLLEQKLKQNCKVDYEVKVYPGQTHGFVHRKREDINPQDKPYIEEGRKDMINWLNKYL, translated from the exons ATGGCTAATGAATCGAGGCCCTGCCCATGTGATATCGGAGACAGGTTTGACTATGAGGGTTGTGGACAGGAAGTACAAGTGGAGCACATCAAGGCGTATGTTTGCaaaccagctgccagcacagacAAAGCTGTGATTGTGATTCATGATATATTTGGATGGCAGCTCCCAAACACCAGATACATGGCTGATATGCTTGCGGCTAATGGATACAT AGCCATCTGCCCAGATTTTTTTGTGGGACAAGAAGCTTGGAAACTTTCTAATGACTGGGCGTCTTTTGATGACTGGCTGAAAACCCGAAATGCCGCCAAAATAGACAA AGAAGTTGATGCCATCCTGAAGTATCTAAGGGAACAATGTGGTGCAAAGAAGATTGGTGTCATTGGGTTTTGCTGGGGTGGAGCAGCAGTACAACATCTGATGCTGAAAAATCCTCATTTAAAGACGGGGGTGTCCCTCTATG GAGTGATCAAGTTCTTTGAGGACAGATACAGTTTGCTTCAtcccactttcttcatttttggtGAAAAGGATGACATCATCCCATTGGCGCAG GTCACCCTATTGGAACAGAAGCTTAAACAAAACTGTAAAGTTGATTATGAAGTTAAAGTTTACCCTGGACAGACGCATGGGTTTGTACATCGCAAAAGAGAAGATATCAATCCTCAGGATAAACCTTATattgaggaaggaagaaaggatatGATCAACTGGCTGAATAAATATCTTTAG